Proteins from a genomic interval of Oceanispirochaeta crateris:
- a CDS encoding DUF1611 domain-containing protein: protein MSLDGNAVVYCEGAFASTYGKTAHGLIRFTDRYDVVALIDSTLAGQDAGQVLDRKASGIPIVANLGEALNLAEKSSRKLTHFVIGIATDGGVMDSHVAEAVLEALGKGLNIDSGLHDFLCDIPEIFELAEDKGLVLRDIRKVDMKKKHPFTGKIEEVLSKRIAILGTDSAIGKRTTSWLLVQAIRKAGMSAELIGTGQTAWMQGAKYGIILDSLLNDFVSGELEHAIWSAWKELKMDYAVIEGQGSLMNPGYPGGFEIMAAGRPHGIIMQHAPFRMEYDGFPGYALDSLNDQIHAVEFLSKKPVIAVTVNHEGIPPEDIDQVCRDLERECKRTVVDPLVHGVGKLIPLLKEL, encoded by the coding sequence ATGTCATTAGATGGAAATGCCGTTGTTTATTGCGAAGGAGCTTTTGCCTCAACCTATGGAAAAACGGCTCACGGACTTATACGTTTTACGGATCGATATGATGTTGTTGCCCTTATCGACAGTACTCTCGCGGGTCAGGATGCAGGCCAGGTGTTAGATCGTAAGGCATCGGGAATCCCTATTGTTGCCAACTTGGGAGAGGCCTTGAATCTAGCTGAAAAGAGTTCCAGGAAATTGACCCATTTTGTTATCGGCATTGCTACCGATGGCGGTGTTATGGATTCTCACGTTGCCGAAGCAGTCCTTGAAGCCCTGGGGAAGGGTTTGAATATCGATTCAGGTCTGCATGATTTTCTTTGTGATATCCCGGAAATTTTTGAACTGGCAGAGGATAAAGGATTGGTCTTACGGGATATAAGAAAAGTGGATATGAAGAAAAAGCATCCATTTACCGGAAAAATTGAAGAGGTGTTATCCAAACGGATTGCTATTTTAGGTACAGACTCTGCCATCGGTAAGAGGACCACCTCCTGGCTTCTGGTACAAGCTATCCGAAAGGCCGGGATGAGTGCAGAGCTTATCGGTACAGGCCAGACCGCCTGGATGCAAGGCGCCAAGTACGGGATTATTCTGGATTCTCTTCTCAATGATTTTGTCAGTGGTGAACTGGAGCACGCCATATGGTCCGCCTGGAAAGAGCTTAAAATGGACTATGCCGTGATTGAAGGGCAGGGCAGCCTCATGAATCCCGGATATCCCGGAGGTTTTGAGATCATGGCAGCAGGAAGACCTCATGGCATCATCATGCAGCATGCCCCCTTTCGGATGGAATATGACGGCTTCCCCGGGTATGCTTTGGATTCTCTGAATGATCAAATCCATGCAGTGGAATTCCTTTCCAAAAAACCTGTCATAGCAGTCACGGTGAACCATGAAGGGATTCCTCCCGAAGACATTGACCAGGTCTGCCGTGATTTGGAGAGAGAGTGTAAGCGAACAGTCGTCGACCCTCTTGTTCATGGGGTGGGTAAACTGATTCCTCTTCTCAAGGAACTCTGA
- a CDS encoding pyridoxal-phosphate dependent enzyme, whose product MEDDKNNINPMTDDAQGNLLQVSGEISELISASSNHDMDLEQRLDAFEDIIASEVGDTVLLRARNIEREVGLRQIYLKFEGGNPSGTQKDRIAFAQVQDALRRRYDTLCFATCGNYGVAVAFAASLAGLNTCIFVPKTYHIPREAEILKWGATIIRDGADYEEAIKISSSYALEKELYDANPGGINTNLQLKAYSEIASEIYDELRDAPAIVAVPVSNGTTITGIYRGFQQLYRRGKTSRIPKIIAGSSSYKNPITASFKKGLKSCEDLEPSRIKESLVNEPLINWHSIDGTMALDAVYRSGGWAGDGSDRKMSYYANFIKMNEGLSVLPASTAGLIALIKYHNKFPLSGDRFVAVITGRR is encoded by the coding sequence ATGGAAGATGACAAAAACAATATAAATCCCATGACCGATGATGCCCAGGGAAACCTCTTACAGGTCTCAGGAGAGATCAGTGAGCTGATCAGTGCCAGTTCCAATCATGATATGGATCTGGAACAGAGGCTGGATGCCTTTGAAGATATTATCGCCTCTGAAGTAGGTGATACGGTTCTCCTCAGGGCTCGAAATATCGAGAGAGAAGTTGGCTTAAGACAAATATATCTGAAATTTGAGGGGGGAAATCCATCGGGAACACAAAAAGACCGGATTGCCTTTGCCCAGGTTCAAGATGCCCTGAGACGCAGGTATGATACCCTTTGTTTCGCGACCTGTGGAAACTACGGTGTCGCCGTTGCTTTTGCTGCCAGCCTGGCTGGATTGAATACCTGCATTTTTGTCCCCAAAACCTATCATATCCCCAGGGAAGCTGAGATTCTCAAGTGGGGAGCCACGATCATCCGGGATGGGGCGGATTATGAGGAGGCCATAAAAATTTCCAGCAGTTATGCCTTGGAAAAAGAGCTCTATGATGCCAATCCGGGGGGAATTAACACGAACCTTCAATTGAAAGCCTATAGTGAAATTGCCAGTGAAATCTATGATGAACTGCGGGATGCTCCGGCTATTGTTGCTGTTCCTGTTTCCAATGGAACGACCATTACGGGGATTTACCGTGGATTCCAGCAGCTTTACAGGCGGGGTAAAACATCCCGGATTCCCAAGATCATTGCTGGATCGAGTTCTTATAAGAATCCAATTACTGCGTCCTTTAAGAAAGGACTTAAGAGTTGTGAGGATCTTGAACCCTCCCGCATCAAGGAATCTCTTGTGAATGAACCCCTCATCAACTGGCATTCCATTGATGGAACCATGGCTCTGGATGCGGTGTATCGCTCCGGTGGATGGGCTGGAGATGGCAGTGATAGAAAGATGTCTTACTATGCCAATTTTATAAAGATGAATGAAGGCCTTTCTGTGTTGCCTGCATCAACGGCGGGACTGATTGCGCTTATTAAATATCATAACAAGTTCCCCTTGTCCGGGGATCGTTTTGTGGCTGTTATAACAGGACGGAGGTGA
- a CDS encoding TonB-dependent receptor plug domain-containing protein, producing the protein MKPCALLMIGMLLTHPLWAQESAESPQSEKIIITGERSQTDTASGQKTVIDKESWERMGARTVTEALQVSPGVTVNRSGTTLEPSTVSIRGSSGQQVLILVNGVPQNSGKGNAVNLNSFSLNDIEQIEVIRGGNSAVYGEGAFGGVINIITRQETSYIPEGGVYFSAGSFETYGAGGWIKGPLSPGGTLTGDLSLDGRYTGGEYDYPQAEGSQIRTNSQGEAFNGKAGLSWNRGGMDSSILTLEASLYRSSRGVPGIMEFLTPEAQMEESRESGSLGWVLKSPSYKKLTLDTEISVLHQSSSYENPAASIEDNNDNLSLRGRVDGSAIFEMDSWVLTPFLGTVLDLESLESTSLRSSNGTSLPGKAEQFSSALYARVEASNALISLTPALRWDQNKTEYKGWEVREDSKGSWSLTATLTPFPEEKISLKGNVGTAYHNPGFDDLFWSSGSFASGNPDLLPEESFNWDSGLYYSPWGGVELSIIYFQSHTENLIQWSPTAGGTWRPGNIGMVLSQGLENTLSWLIPLQQKSLSFIELKGNYTWMTVRDQTADSINKGNQLPYRPLHAADGSISFLRKNSSLTGSIHTMGYRFTNAANTKYLDSLLTFDAVFKTSLEKGFTFTAGVLNLGNLQYVDKLGYPVPGREWTITGGYNF; encoded by the coding sequence TTGAAACCTTGTGCCCTGCTGATGATAGGAATGCTCCTCACTCACCCTCTTTGGGCACAGGAATCAGCAGAATCTCCCCAATCTGAAAAAATTATCATCACAGGAGAACGGTCTCAAACGGATACAGCCTCGGGACAAAAGACTGTGATTGATAAAGAAAGCTGGGAGAGGATGGGAGCCAGAACCGTGACAGAAGCCCTTCAGGTATCCCCTGGAGTCACTGTCAACCGATCGGGAACCACCCTGGAACCCAGCACGGTCAGCATCCGCGGCAGCAGCGGCCAGCAGGTCCTCATCCTCGTTAACGGCGTCCCCCAAAACAGCGGCAAAGGAAATGCGGTCAATCTGAACTCCTTCTCCCTCAATGATATAGAGCAGATAGAAGTAATCCGCGGCGGCAATAGCGCCGTCTATGGAGAGGGAGCCTTCGGGGGAGTCATCAATATCATCACCCGGCAGGAAACTTCCTATATTCCAGAAGGAGGAGTCTACTTCTCCGCAGGGTCTTTTGAAACTTATGGCGCCGGCGGATGGATAAAGGGACCCCTCTCACCCGGCGGGACCCTCACCGGGGATCTATCCCTGGACGGCCGTTATACCGGGGGAGAATACGATTATCCCCAGGCAGAAGGAAGCCAGATCAGAACCAACAGCCAGGGCGAAGCCTTCAACGGAAAGGCTGGATTGTCCTGGAACCGGGGAGGGATGGATAGTTCTATCCTGACCCTGGAAGCAAGCCTCTACCGCAGCAGCCGGGGTGTCCCGGGAATCATGGAATTTCTAACCCCCGAGGCACAAATGGAGGAATCCCGGGAAAGCGGATCTCTGGGATGGGTCTTAAAATCCCCCTCCTACAAAAAACTGACTCTGGATACGGAAATTTCTGTACTCCACCAAAGCAGCAGCTACGAAAACCCGGCAGCCTCCATTGAAGACAATAACGACAACCTCTCTCTCAGGGGCAGGGTTGACGGGTCCGCCATATTTGAGATGGACTCCTGGGTCCTGACTCCTTTTTTAGGAACGGTTCTTGATCTGGAGAGCCTGGAATCCACCAGCCTGAGAAGCAGTAATGGGACCTCTCTTCCCGGAAAGGCGGAGCAGTTCAGCAGCGCCTTGTATGCCCGGGTAGAAGCTTCAAATGCTCTCATTTCACTCACTCCTGCCCTCCGTTGGGATCAGAACAAGACGGAATACAAGGGATGGGAAGTGAGGGAAGACAGCAAGGGGTCCTGGTCTCTCACGGCAACTCTGACTCCCTTCCCGGAAGAGAAGATCAGCCTGAAAGGAAATGTGGGGACCGCCTACCATAACCCCGGTTTTGATGACCTTTTCTGGAGCAGCGGCTCCTTTGCCTCGGGGAATCCCGATCTCCTCCCCGAGGAGAGTTTCAATTGGGACAGCGGCCTCTACTACAGCCCCTGGGGAGGAGTGGAGCTCTCAATCATATACTTCCAAAGTCACACGGAGAATCTGATTCAGTGGTCTCCCACTGCCGGAGGAACCTGGCGGCCCGGCAACATTGGCATGGTGCTCTCACAGGGACTGGAGAATACACTATCCTGGCTGATTCCCCTCCAGCAGAAAAGCTTGAGCTTTATAGAACTCAAGGGAAACTATACCTGGATGACCGTCCGGGACCAAACTGCAGACTCTATCAATAAGGGAAACCAGCTGCCCTACCGTCCCCTTCATGCCGCCGATGGGTCCATCTCTTTTCTTCGTAAAAATAGTAGTCTCACTGGAAGCATACACACCATGGGGTACCGTTTTACAAATGCTGCCAATACCAAATACCTCGATTCACTGCTCACCTTCGACGCCGTATTCAAGACCAGTCTTGAGAAGGGATTCACTTTCACAGCAGGTGTTCTCAATCTGGGAAACCTTCAGTATGTGGATAAGCTGGGGTATCCCGTTCCCGGAAGAGAATGGACTATCACTGGAGGATATAACTTTTGA
- a CDS encoding energy transducer TonB, giving the protein MIFQFWFREPIGRALLVSLSLHVVLLALIVRLNPPGPVVTSMENQRVKVNFLSIERESAEEESPVLSKEHSVVSETVPIIQEIPPAPPEAKVPAPVEASSFPDTPADLATPSEPEEIMDASDSAALLEVQPGSGNTTAPTAFDSGALEPFLDELDLEGSRMPAPVYPSMAKQMAWEGDVLITFTINSKGRAEDIVIDQSSGHELLDQSVLTTVKKHWRFPKGRDPLRVRKEFSFRLI; this is encoded by the coding sequence ATGATTTTTCAGTTCTGGTTCCGGGAACCCATTGGCAGAGCTCTCCTGGTTTCACTCAGCCTCCATGTGGTTTTACTAGCACTTATCGTACGACTCAATCCTCCCGGGCCCGTAGTGACTTCCATGGAAAATCAGAGGGTGAAAGTTAATTTCCTATCTATAGAAAGAGAGTCTGCAGAAGAAGAGAGTCCTGTCCTTTCCAAAGAGCATTCTGTTGTTTCTGAAACAGTACCCATCATTCAAGAAATCCCTCCGGCTCCCCCGGAAGCTAAGGTTCCGGCTCCTGTAGAGGCTTCTTCATTTCCTGACACTCCGGCTGACTTGGCCACGCCGTCAGAACCAGAAGAAATCATGGACGCATCGGATAGTGCAGCTTTATTGGAGGTTCAACCAGGCAGCGGGAATACCACGGCTCCAACGGCCTTTGATTCTGGTGCTTTAGAGCCTTTCCTGGATGAACTGGATTTGGAAGGGTCCCGAATGCCTGCCCCTGTTTATCCCTCTATGGCAAAGCAGATGGCTTGGGAAGGGGATGTTTTGATTACATTTACAATCAACAGCAAGGGCCGGGCAGAAGATATTGTTATAGATCAAAGCTCAGGACACGAATTGTTGGATCAGAGTGTTTTAACAACTGTCAAAAAGCATTGGCGTTTTCCGAAGGGCCGAGACCCTCTCCGGGTCAGGAAGGAATTCTCCTTCCGCCTCATTTAA
- a CDS encoding NUDIX hydrolase, with translation MKKMELAYEIETMLNVYLKSYKDEQDSVSLFKLFLRGDPSLTKAQRAGHFTGSAWIVNQNRELALMTHHAKLDKWFQLGGHAEEGESPLDASYREAKEESGLKSVQFLHKNIYDIDAHLIPEHKGQAEHFHFDIRFLFTADSNESLSISKESKDLKWVPIEDVSMLNNSDSICRMVEKMKYFEAFYPKT, from the coding sequence ATGAAAAAAATGGAATTGGCCTATGAAATTGAGACGATGTTAAATGTTTATCTGAAAAGCTATAAGGATGAACAGGATTCAGTTTCCTTGTTTAAGTTATTTTTACGGGGTGATCCTTCTTTGACAAAAGCTCAAAGAGCGGGACACTTCACCGGTTCTGCCTGGATCGTGAATCAAAATCGTGAACTGGCATTGATGACTCACCATGCCAAACTGGACAAGTGGTTTCAATTGGGAGGCCATGCTGAGGAAGGGGAGAGTCCTCTTGATGCCTCATATCGGGAAGCAAAGGAAGAATCCGGTTTAAAGTCAGTTCAATTCCTTCATAAAAATATCTACGATATTGATGCTCATCTCATTCCCGAGCATAAGGGACAAGCTGAGCATTTCCACTTTGACATCCGCTTTCTTTTTACTGCAGACTCAAATGAATCTCTTTCAATCAGTAAAGAATCCAAAGACTTGAAATGGGTACCAATCGAGGATGTGAGTATGCTGAATAACAGTGACTCTATTTGTAGGATGGTGGAAAAAATGAAATATTTTGAAGCTTTCTATCCTAAGACTTGA